In the Salvelinus fontinalis isolate EN_2023a chromosome 34, ASM2944872v1, whole genome shotgun sequence genome, one interval contains:
- the LOC129833291 gene encoding serotonin N-acetyltransferase-like, with protein MSLVGALPFLKPRLSPSVSPGRQRRHTLPASEFRPLNTQDAISVFEIEKEAFISVSGDCPLHLDEVRHFLTLCPELSMGWFEEGRLVAFIIGSQWDQDRLNLDALTLHKPKGSTVHIHVLAVHRTFRQQGKGPILMWRYLQYLRCLPYVRRAVLMCEDFLVPFYQKSGFKVQGRCSITVASLTFTEMQYPVRGHALMRRNSEAIGFPQTALLLEEQTQRLESVLLLEEPIQRSESALLLEEETQRTEPEPADV; from the exons ATGTCACTAGTGGGCGCCCTGCCTTTCCTGAAACCGCGCCTTTCCCCTTCTGTTTCTCCTGGGCGTCAAAGAAGACACACACTGCCGGCAAGCGAGTTCCGACCGCTCAACACGCAAGATGCCATCAGCGTGTTCGAAATCGAGAAAGAGG CCTTTATCTCTGTGTCAGGAGACTGCCCGCTCCACCTTGATGAGGTGCGTCATTTCCTCACGCTGTGTCCAGAGCTGTCCATGGGCTGGTTTGAGGAGGGGAGACTAGTAGCCTTCATCATTGGGTCCCAATGGGACCAGGACAGACTCAACCTA GACGCCCTAACTCTTCACAAGCCCAAAGGTTCCACAGTTCATATCCATGTGCTGGCGGTCCACCGGACCTTCCGGCAGCAGGGCAAGGGCCCTATCCTGATGTGGCGCTACCTGCAGTATCTACGCTGCCTGCCCTATGTGCGCCGTGCTGTGCTCATGTGTGAGGACTTCCTGGTTCCCTTTTACCAGAAGTCTGGCTTCAAGGTGCAGGGCCGCTGTTCCATCACGGTGGCATCACTGACCTTCACAGAGATGCAGTACCCTGTGAGGGGCCATGCCCTGATGCGGCGCAACAGTGAAGCTATTGGTTTTCCTCAGACTGCGTTATTATTGGAGGAACAGACTCAGAGGCTTGAGTCTGTGTTATTATTGGAGGAACCGATTCAGAGGAGTGAGTCTGCATTGTTATTGGAGGAAGAGACTCAGAGGACTGAGCCTGAGCCTGCGGATGTGTAA